In one Hymenobacter sp. DG25B genomic region, the following are encoded:
- a CDS encoding SusD/RagB family nutrient-binding outer membrane lipoprotein, with product MKVIFRVLLAASLVTAATGCESFLDINDNPNQATSVNADALLANALTVTAANYHGAATNYNSYSSFAVGQLAKSGTVSGFSEERTYNYTNTYYQNLFNATYDNLNDYNLIEQQAAAYPKQAAIAKIMKVYNFLLLVDQYGDIPYTNALKGIADITPSYDKQEDIYKDFIVQLKAVIGDIDAATEGETTVITLPEDVVFKGNMTRWKQFANSLRLRILLRESEAVDVKAEMALLEAEHDGFIDRDVQVQPGYAGNTGQQNPFYNRYGFAAGAVRTTSEYSFVVPTEYIVSQYVDNNDPRITQLYVKTKRDDKPAYVGADLGAANIPTFAAANPTIPGRFLIGGTFLRGANAPTVLMLLAEHLFSKAEAEHRGLLSGGEAAAKVDFDNGIKASFMHTFRPATTAPATVASATDATPGIPEYNQYIAANLANPLVNYDKAGGKELEVILTQKYIAENIVASTEAWDDFRRTGLPKFKVSLQAAGPVPNRLFYPLAETNTNAANLPTGVTQYTKLFWDVKD from the coding sequence ATGAAAGTAATTTTTAGAGTCCTGCTTGCAGCGTCCCTGGTGACGGCTGCAACTGGGTGCGAGTCGTTTCTCGACATTAATGATAACCCTAACCAGGCTACCTCGGTAAACGCCGATGCACTGCTGGCTAATGCCCTGACGGTTACGGCTGCCAACTACCATGGTGCTGCTACCAATTACAACAGCTACTCCAGCTTTGCAGTAGGGCAACTGGCGAAGTCAGGTACTGTCAGCGGTTTTTCGGAAGAGCGTACGTATAACTATACGAATACGTATTATCAAAACCTCTTCAATGCTACCTACGACAATCTGAATGATTATAACCTGATTGAACAGCAGGCTGCTGCGTATCCAAAGCAAGCAGCTATTGCCAAAATCATGAAGGTATATAACTTCCTCCTGTTGGTAGATCAGTACGGCGACATTCCGTACACCAACGCGCTGAAAGGTATTGCTGACATTACGCCTTCGTACGACAAGCAGGAAGATATCTACAAGGATTTCATCGTTCAGCTGAAAGCCGTTATCGGCGACATTGATGCAGCTACTGAAGGGGAAACTACTGTTATTACACTTCCTGAAGACGTTGTTTTCAAAGGCAACATGACCCGCTGGAAGCAGTTTGCCAACAGCCTGCGTCTGCGTATCCTGCTGCGCGAGTCTGAGGCTGTAGATGTGAAGGCAGAAATGGCTCTGCTAGAAGCTGAGCATGATGGCTTTATTGATCGGGATGTTCAGGTACAGCCTGGTTATGCCGGCAACACTGGTCAGCAGAATCCTTTCTACAACCGCTACGGTTTTGCGGCTGGCGCGGTGCGTACTACTTCGGAGTACAGCTTTGTAGTTCCTACCGAATACATCGTTTCGCAGTACGTGGATAACAATGACCCCCGCATTACGCAGCTGTATGTGAAGACCAAGCGTGATGACAAACCTGCTTACGTTGGGGCTGATCTGGGCGCTGCAAACATTCCTACGTTTGCTGCCGCCAACCCAACCATCCCTGGCCGCTTCCTGATTGGTGGTACTTTCCTGCGTGGTGCTAACGCTCCTACGGTACTGATGCTGCTGGCTGAGCACTTGTTCTCGAAGGCGGAAGCTGAACACCGTGGCTTGCTCTCCGGTGGCGAAGCAGCCGCTAAGGTTGACTTTGACAATGGTATCAAAGCTTCGTTCATGCACACGTTCCGTCCGGCTACTACTGCCCCAGCTACAGTAGCTTCTGCTACTGATGCTACCCCAGGCATTCCGGAGTACAACCAGTACATTGCTGCTAACCTGGCCAATCCGTTGGTCAACTATGATAAGGCTGGAGGTAAAGAACTGGAAGTTATTCTGACGCAGAAGTACATTGCTGAGAACATTGTGGCCAGCACCGAAGCGTGGGATGATTTCCGTCGCACGGGTCTGCCCAAGTTTAAGGTTTCACTGCAGGCTGCAGGCCCGGTTCCGAACCGTCTGTTCTACCCGCTGGCTGAAACCAACACCAACGCGGCAAACCTGCCAACCGGTGTTACG
- a CDS encoding SusC/RagA family TonB-linked outer membrane protein: MKKLLFMSILLMVSLLQQAYAQDRAISGRVTDRANGQGLPGVTVLVKGTTIGASTNSDGTFNLSVPASATTLTFSSIGYTSVERAIGNASSIDISLASDTKTLGEVVVTGALGIQRQQQQVGYATATLDTKELTQARVTNVTNGLVGKVSGLQISTLNNGVNPTPRVTLRGSRSLTGNNEALIVIDGVISTNDVLGALNPDDVASIDVLKGANAAALYGSQASNGALIITTKKGSTTSQVTFSHTSQFESISFLPKFQTEFGPGSPDWFTNSGFEAFKEFDPANPADGIDEGYEHQYQGFENQQYGPRFDGRLVPFGQALADGSAQVITYEARPNERKNFFNTGYQMQNGVSFSGGDEKTKFFTSFQNLKNNGIIPKDKFDRNSFRFNASREIGRLNVGFNASYSQSVADVSSNLGQSTSIYWNVFNTSVLAPLTSYKDYKNDKYSEPNYGYYNAYYYNPYFILDANRTKDRRNTIQGDVNLTYKIMDGLKANYRIGTTSIGQANLTTQNKFTLANGSPKQIASYPGYVQDLTSSLTRLNSDLFLSLDKTYGDYSVQAIVGNNIQQLDSRFNYVASTALAVPVEGDGFNLANRVGNLDGFDGRARTRLYAFYGDLTLGYKDFIYLHGSGRNDNISILDPDNRSFFYPAVDASFVFTNAIPSLKDVSWLDYGKVRAGISKVSQVNLGGATGTGVYNNGGAYALQSTYGLGGGFPFGSLPSFTANGGLVQPGLKPEDTRSIETGLELSFLQRRLSSAVTYYKQKSTNQTVATGISGASGYQSLLLNAGEVQNEGVEVDLNITPIKTENGLTFTVGGNYNYNQNKVVSLPEGVSQLLLGGSNSTSGNAGLYAIPGQPFPVLQGSYYQRTDDGRVKMGVTEDPYSGETRYFPLKASDNKIFGNTQPKNRYGFNSSLSFKGLTLAGQAELRTGYVVYNAIGEDLDFTGGGQRSAQYGRKDFVYPNSAIPQEDANGNVTYVANTEGLTPGGSEFWANTPAWNRSVAENYVTSGKFFKIREVSLSYALPTSLVSKVGLVKGASVNLFGRNIFTWVPKENIYTDPEFSGTAVGSNAIGINTFLQTPPTKFYGATLNVTL, from the coding sequence ATGAAAAAATTATTATTCATGTCCATTCTGTTGATGGTAAGCCTGTTGCAGCAGGCCTACGCGCAGGATAGGGCCATTTCAGGTCGGGTAACCGACCGGGCTAATGGTCAAGGATTGCCTGGTGTCACTGTACTTGTAAAGGGTACAACAATTGGCGCTTCGACGAATTCGGACGGAACTTTCAACCTGAGCGTACCAGCCTCGGCTACCACGCTTACCTTCTCTTCTATCGGTTACACCTCAGTTGAGCGGGCTATCGGTAATGCTTCCAGCATTGACATCAGCCTGGCCTCCGACACCAAAACCCTTGGTGAAGTAGTTGTTACCGGTGCTCTGGGTATTCAGCGCCAGCAGCAGCAGGTAGGTTATGCTACAGCTACGCTTGACACCAAAGAACTGACCCAGGCTCGTGTTACCAACGTAACCAACGGTCTGGTAGGTAAAGTATCGGGTCTACAGATTTCGACCCTGAACAACGGTGTGAACCCTACCCCCCGCGTAACGCTGCGTGGCAGCCGCTCTTTGACGGGTAACAACGAAGCCCTGATCGTAATTGATGGTGTTATCTCCACCAACGACGTTCTGGGTGCGCTGAACCCCGATGACGTAGCTTCTATCGACGTACTGAAAGGTGCTAACGCCGCTGCTCTCTACGGTTCGCAGGCGTCTAACGGTGCCTTGATCATCACCACCAAGAAAGGCAGCACCACCTCGCAGGTTACTTTCTCGCACACTTCCCAGTTCGAGTCTATTTCGTTCCTGCCTAAGTTCCAGACCGAATTCGGTCCTGGCTCGCCTGACTGGTTCACCAACTCAGGCTTTGAGGCTTTCAAAGAGTTCGATCCAGCTAACCCAGCCGATGGTATCGATGAAGGCTACGAGCACCAGTATCAGGGCTTCGAAAACCAGCAGTACGGCCCCCGTTTCGATGGCCGTTTGGTGCCTTTCGGCCAGGCTCTGGCTGATGGCAGCGCTCAGGTTATCACTTACGAAGCTCGTCCAAACGAGCGTAAGAACTTCTTCAACACGGGCTACCAGATGCAGAACGGCGTTTCGTTCTCCGGTGGCGACGAGAAGACCAAGTTCTTCACCTCTTTCCAGAACTTGAAAAACAACGGCATTATCCCCAAGGATAAGTTCGACCGTAACAGCTTCCGCTTCAACGCCTCGCGCGAAATTGGTCGCTTGAACGTTGGTTTCAACGCTTCGTACTCGCAGTCAGTTGCCGATGTTTCGTCTAACCTGGGCCAGTCTACCTCCATCTACTGGAACGTGTTCAACACGTCAGTACTGGCTCCCCTGACCTCGTACAAAGACTACAAGAACGATAAGTATTCGGAGCCGAACTACGGTTACTACAATGCTTATTACTACAACCCTTACTTCATCCTGGATGCCAACCGCACCAAGGACCGTCGTAACACCATCCAGGGCGATGTAAACCTGACCTACAAAATCATGGATGGTCTGAAGGCTAACTACCGTATCGGTACTACCAGCATCGGCCAGGCTAACCTGACGACCCAGAACAAGTTCACGCTTGCCAATGGTTCGCCCAAGCAGATTGCCAGCTACCCTGGCTACGTGCAGGACCTGACCAGCAGCCTGACGCGCCTCAACTCTGATCTGTTCCTGAGCCTGGATAAAACCTACGGCGACTACAGCGTGCAGGCCATTGTTGGTAACAATATTCAGCAGCTGGACAGCCGCTTCAACTACGTAGCATCTACCGCACTGGCCGTACCAGTAGAGGGTGATGGCTTCAACCTGGCTAACCGCGTAGGTAACCTCGACGGTTTTGATGGCCGTGCCCGCACTCGCCTGTATGCCTTCTACGGCGACCTGACCCTGGGCTATAAAGATTTCATTTATCTGCACGGCTCCGGTCGTAACGATAACATCTCTATCCTGGACCCAGACAACCGTAGCTTCTTCTACCCTGCAGTAGACGCCTCGTTCGTCTTCACCAATGCCATTCCAAGCCTGAAGGATGTTTCCTGGCTGGACTATGGTAAGGTTCGCGCTGGTATCTCGAAAGTGAGCCAGGTTAACCTGGGTGGTGCAACCGGTACCGGTGTTTATAACAACGGTGGTGCCTATGCCCTGCAGTCTACTTACGGTCTCGGTGGTGGCTTCCCCTTCGGCTCGTTGCCTTCCTTCACTGCCAACGGTGGTCTGGTTCAGCCCGGCCTGAAGCCTGAGGATACCCGCTCTATTGAAACCGGTCTGGAACTGAGCTTCCTGCAGCGTCGCCTGTCGAGTGCCGTAACCTACTATAAGCAGAAGAGCACCAACCAAACCGTTGCAACGGGTATTTCGGGTGCTTCCGGCTACCAGTCTTTGTTGCTGAATGCTGGTGAAGTACAGAACGAAGGCGTTGAAGTTGACCTGAACATCACCCCCATCAAGACCGAAAATGGTCTGACCTTCACGGTGGGTGGTAACTACAACTACAACCAGAACAAGGTAGTTTCGCTGCCAGAAGGCGTTTCTCAGCTGCTGTTGGGCGGTAGCAACAGCACCAGCGGCAACGCAGGTCTGTATGCAATTCCCGGTCAGCCGTTCCCCGTTCTGCAGGGCTCTTACTACCAGCGCACCGATGATGGCCGCGTGAAAATGGGCGTAACCGAAGATCCTTACTCCGGCGAAACCCGTTACTTCCCGCTGAAGGCTTCCGATAACAAAATCTTCGGTAACACGCAGCCTAAGAACCGCTACGGCTTCAACTCCAGCCTTTCCTTCAAAGGTCTGACGCTGGCTGGCCAGGCTGAACTCCGCACGGGCTATGTAGTTTACAACGCCATTGGCGAAGACCTGGACTTCACCGGTGGTGGCCAGCGCAGCGCCCAGTACGGCCGTAAAGACTTCGTGTATCCTAACTCTGCTATTCCTCAGGAAGATGCCAACGGCAACGTTACTTATGTAGCTAACACCGAAGGCCTGACCCCAGGTGGCTCCGAGTTCTGGGCTAATACGCCCGCCTGGAACCGTTCTGTAGCCGAGAACTATGTTACCTCGGGTAAATTCTTCAAGATTCGTGAAGTATCGCTGAGCTATGCTCTGCCAACTTCGCTGGTATCTAAAGTTGGTCTGGTGAAAGGTGCTTCCGTGAACCTGTTCGGTCGTAATATCTTTACCTGGGTTCCCAAGGAGAATATCTACACCGACCCCGAGTTCAGCGGCACCGCTGTTGGCAGCAATGCAATTGGTATTAACACCTTCCTGCAAACTCCCCCCACCAAATTCTATGGGGCTACTCTTAACGTAACCCTCTAA